A genomic stretch from Candidatus Schekmanbacteria bacterium includes:
- a CDS encoding HAMP domain-containing histidine kinase, with the protein MLSTRFTRLLSFKLFFLLMLLLVVLFSLYMYINLKLNTDHLMSAIIASANRSSDLIKNSTRYSMLKNQKEDVDQIITTLSSLSGMDGIRIYNKKGIVMFSGNKDENGRAVDMKAEACNICHSEKIPKAALSSTNRTRIFNSSNGHRVLGLINPIENAPDCSNAPCHAHPPETKILGVLDIKMSLEQVDKNISESQTKMIYFALLFILSVAMASGVFIWIMVHNPVKKLTIGTQEISKRNFDYRIDVKSDDEIGELANSFNFMMTELKKAYNEITNWSKSLELRVKEKTEELEKTQSHIVQMEKMASLGKLSATVAHEINNPLGGILTYTKLLMRKLEKVNIGSHDPSILEFLKIIESESKRCGKIVKDLLVFAKSSSVNFSRENIKSIIEKSIALVNHHLEIKNIKVVKKLPDSDYYLACDSNQIQQAFIALLINSVEAMPVGGTITIEVLPFKEENQVRINITDTGVGIPEEIIPNIFEPFFTTKKDGSGVGLGLSVVYGIIKKHNGDINVYSKINEETTFTIVLPTNLSVGEHDIIDHVV; encoded by the coding sequence ATGCTCTCTACAAGATTTACGAGACTTTTAAGCTTCAAGCTGTTCTTCCTGCTTATGCTTCTCCTTGTCGTATTGTTTTCCTTGTACATGTACATCAACCTTAAACTTAACACCGATCATCTCATGTCCGCAATAATCGCAAGTGCGAACAGATCAAGTGATCTTATAAAAAATTCCACAAGATACAGCATGCTTAAGAATCAGAAAGAGGATGTTGATCAGATAATAACAACACTGAGCAGTCTTTCTGGAATGGATGGGATAAGGATATACAATAAAAAAGGGATTGTAATGTTTTCAGGCAATAAAGATGAGAACGGACGCGCTGTTGATATGAAGGCAGAGGCCTGCAACATCTGTCATAGCGAGAAAATACCTAAAGCAGCCCTTTCATCAACAAACCGTACCAGGATATTTAATTCTTCAAACGGACATAGGGTGTTAGGACTTATAAACCCGATTGAAAATGCTCCTGACTGTTCAAATGCCCCGTGCCATGCCCATCCCCCGGAAACAAAAATTCTCGGAGTCCTGGACATTAAAATGTCACTTGAACAGGTTGATAAAAATATCAGCGAAAGCCAGACCAAGATGATATATTTTGCGCTTCTTTTTATCCTGTCGGTAGCAATGGCATCCGGTGTGTTCATCTGGATAATGGTCCATAACCCCGTAAAGAAACTTACCATAGGTACACAGGAAATATCTAAAAGAAATTTTGATTATAGGATTGATGTGAAGTCTGATGATGAAATAGGTGAACTGGCCAATTCCTTTAATTTTATGATGACGGAACTGAAGAAGGCTTATAACGAAATTACAAACTGGTCAAAAAGCCTTGAATTAAGAGTGAAGGAAAAAACCGAAGAGCTTGAGAAAACTCAGTCACATATAGTCCAAATGGAGAAGATGGCGTCTCTTGGGAAGCTTTCAGCTACCGTTGCACATGAAATAAATAATCCGCTGGGCGGCATTTTAACGTATACAAAACTGCTTATGAGAAAGCTTGAAAAGGTCAATATTGGGTCACATGACCCCTCCATACTCGAATTTCTGAAAATAATTGAAAGCGAGTCCAAACGTTGCGGTAAAATAGTAAAAGATCTTCTGGTTTTCGCAAAGTCTTCTTCAGTCAACTTTTCCAGGGAAAATATAAAAAGCATAATAGAGAAAAGCATTGCTCTCGTAAATCATCATCTAGAGATAAAAAATATAAAAGTCGTGAAAAAATTACCTGATTCAGATTACTATTTGGCATGCGATTCAAACCAGATCCAGCAGGCATTTATAGCTTTGTTGATAAACTCTGTTGAAGCGATGCCTGTAGGAGGTACAATCACAATAGAAGTATTGCCTTTTAAAGAAGAAAATCAGGTCAGGATAAATATAACTGATACGGGAGTGGGAATTCCTGAAGAGATAATCCCAAATATTTTTGAGCCTTTTTTTACAACAAAAAAGGATGGTTCAGGCGTTGGACTTGGGCTGTCTGTGGTTTATGGAATAATTAAAAAACACAATGGAGATATAAACGTTTATTCAAAAATCAATGAAGAGACAACTTTTACTATTGTTCTTCCGACAAATTTATCTGTCGGAGAACATGACATAATTGACCATGTTGTCTGA
- a CDS encoding sigma-54-dependent Fis family transcriptional regulator codes for MTKNIGILIVDDEFSVRNSLYNWFKEDGYRVEAAENGVEVLKKLQENPWDIILLDIKMPGMDGMELQKRINEIDKSITIIFMTAYASIETAVQALKSGAFDYVTKPIDPDDLNHIIRNAIKQKELIAENIQLREKIEELSNYDEIIGESPAMQKIFGLVDMVVKTDSTVMIRGESGTGKELVAKAIHSKSSRRYFPIITINCAAFPDTLLESELFGHEKGAFTGAQYRRKGKLELAHGGTIFFDEIGNISLKTQVDLLRVIETKQFARLGGNETINVDFRIIAATNSDLEKAIKDGTFREDLYYRLNVFSIFLPPLRERINDIPVLTQHFIKKFAISMHKNITGITPDAMDILVRYNWPGNVRELENAVERAMVVGKGPLIRSEDLPFQIIPGASALCTDTLEDIEKNHILKILNRTDWNITHAAETLQIDRVTLYNKIKKYELTRENVSEQ; via the coding sequence ATGACTAAAAATATTGGGATACTGATAGTTGATGATGAATTTTCCGTACGAAATTCCCTTTACAACTGGTTTAAGGAAGACGGCTACAGAGTTGAAGCTGCTGAAAATGGCGTAGAAGTACTGAAAAAACTCCAGGAAAACCCATGGGATATAATCCTTCTCGACATTAAAATGCCGGGTATGGATGGAATGGAATTGCAAAAGCGCATAAACGAAATAGACAAGAGTATTACTATTATTTTTATGACCGCTTATGCGTCAATAGAAACGGCAGTGCAGGCTTTAAAATCAGGTGCATTTGACTATGTTACAAAGCCAATAGATCCTGATGATTTGAACCACATAATCCGCAATGCGATAAAACAAAAAGAGCTCATAGCTGAGAACATACAACTCCGGGAAAAAATCGAGGAGTTGTCCAATTATGATGAAATAATCGGCGAAAGTCCGGCGATGCAAAAAATATTCGGCCTTGTGGATATGGTTGTAAAAACTGATTCTACTGTAATGATCCGAGGGGAAAGCGGTACAGGAAAGGAGCTTGTGGCTAAGGCAATCCACAGCAAAAGCTCAAGACGTTATTTCCCTATTATTACTATAAATTGCGCTGCTTTTCCGGATACTCTGCTTGAGAGCGAACTATTCGGTCATGAAAAAGGGGCGTTTACAGGTGCGCAATACAGAAGAAAAGGGAAATTAGAGCTGGCACATGGAGGGACTATATTCTTTGATGAAATCGGGAATATCAGTTTAAAGACACAGGTAGACCTTCTCAGGGTCATAGAGACAAAACAGTTTGCGCGACTGGGGGGAAACGAAACAATAAATGTGGACTTCAGAATCATAGCAGCAACAAATAGTGATCTGGAGAAGGCAATAAAGGATGGTACTTTCAGAGAAGATCTCTATTACAGGCTTAACGTGTTTTCAATATTCCTTCCTCCATTGAGGGAAAGAATAAACGACATTCCTGTTCTCACCCAGCACTTCATTAAAAAGTTTGCTATATCAATGCATAAGAATATAACCGGAATTACGCCTGATGCAATGGATATCCTTGTACGTTATAACTGGCCGGGGAATGTCAGGGAGTTAGAAAATGCAGTAGAAAGAGCAATGGTCGTAGGTAAAGGCCCATTAATAAGAAGTGAAGATTTACCATTCCAAATCATTCCAGGTGCTTCTGCACTCTGTACAGACACGCTTGAGGACATTGAAAAAAACCACATATTGAAAATACTCAACCGTACAGACTGGAATATAACTCACGCGGCTGAAACATTACAAATCGACAGGGTGACACTTTACAATAAAATCAAAAAATACGAATTGACCAGAGAGAATGTTTCAGAACAGTAA
- a CDS encoding archaemetzincin family Zn-dependent metalloprotease: MFQNSNRQMSLIKIVPINLPVHLDIDYVAEVVNDTFRIDTIVSDLKIDVSDAYDDRRNQYRSSVMLAKLDETAGTTGTGTKILGITELDLFMPILTFVFGEAQLDGPASVISSFRLRNEFYGLPENNVLLNERICKEAIHEIAHNFGLLHCDDYMCVMKSSTYVEDIDIKNMELCSSCKELLENTMSACEAPHI, translated from the coding sequence ATGTTTCAGAACAGTAATAGGCAAATGTCCCTTATCAAGATTGTACCTATAAACCTTCCTGTTCATCTCGATATCGATTATGTTGCTGAGGTTGTTAATGACACGTTCAGAATTGACACTATCGTATCAGATCTCAAAATTGATGTTTCGGATGCCTATGACGACAGGCGCAATCAGTATAGGTCTTCTGTAATGCTTGCAAAACTCGATGAAACGGCAGGAACAACAGGAACAGGGACAAAGATTTTAGGAATAACAGAGCTTGATCTGTTTATGCCAATACTGACATTTGTTTTCGGAGAGGCACAATTAGACGGACCTGCTTCGGTTATCTCAAGTTTTAGGCTGAGGAATGAGTTTTACGGATTGCCTGAGAACAATGTGTTGTTGAATGAAAGAATCTGCAAAGAGGCGATACATGAAATAGCTCATAACTTCGGCCTTCTGCACTGCGATGACTATATGTGTGTAATGAAGTCATCCACCTATGTGGAAGATATCGATATTAAAAATATGGAATTGTGCAGTTCATGCAAAGAACTGTTAGAAAACACGATGTCAGCCTGTGAAGCTCCACACATTTAA
- the hybB gene encoding Ni/Fe-hydrogenase cytochrome b subunit, with product MTMKTIQFPKLTFWRGVIAVIMLLGIYSTGYRFIKGLGASTALSDQFPWGLWIGFDVLCGVGLAAGGFTITAAVYIFNMKKYKPIIRPTVLTAFLGYILVSTALLYDLGKPYNIWHPLVMWNPHSVMFEVAWCVMLYSTVLALEFLPIVFEKFNMERPSRILRKISIPLVITGFLLSTLHQSSLGTLFLIVPEKLNGLWYSPILPLFFFVSAIAAGLSMVIFESFLSNRFFRKELEIDLLEGISRVIVVVLGCYFVLKILDITHRGVLPLLLVPGMERSLFLAEIFIGVIIPFILFAMPKVRINKKGLFISAFMVVIGFVMNRMNVSITGMAASSGVDYFPTWMEISITAFIVAIGFVVFALAVKYLTIFQPAKSEESTEKFEEYTTEFLQDETAGTIASYPKV from the coding sequence ATGACCATGAAAACAATACAATTTCCCAAGCTTACATTCTGGAGGGGTGTTATAGCTGTCATCATGCTTCTTGGCATCTACTCTACGGGATACAGGTTCATAAAAGGGCTTGGAGCTTCTACAGCTCTGAGTGACCAGTTCCCGTGGGGCCTGTGGATAGGGTTTGATGTGCTTTGCGGTGTAGGCCTGGCTGCAGGCGGATTTACAATAACGGCTGCGGTCTACATATTTAACATGAAAAAATACAAACCCATAATAAGGCCCACTGTTCTGACTGCATTTCTTGGCTACATCCTTGTATCCACAGCCCTTCTTTATGACCTGGGGAAACCATACAATATCTGGCATCCTCTGGTTATGTGGAATCCGCATTCCGTAATGTTTGAGGTAGCATGGTGCGTAATGCTTTATTCCACTGTGCTTGCTCTTGAGTTTCTCCCCATAGTTTTTGAGAAGTTCAACATGGAACGTCCATCGCGTATACTGAGGAAGATTTCCATACCGCTCGTAATTACCGGGTTTCTTCTTTCCACTCTTCACCAGTCATCGCTTGGAACATTGTTCCTCATAGTTCCGGAAAAGCTTAACGGGCTCTGGTATTCACCGATTTTGCCGCTCTTTTTCTTTGTTTCAGCAATTGCGGCAGGATTGTCCATGGTAATATTTGAATCGTTCCTGAGTAACCGTTTTTTCAGGAAGGAACTTGAAATTGACCTTCTTGAAGGAATAAGCAGGGTAATAGTGGTAGTCCTTGGCTGCTATTTCGTATTAAAGATTCTGGATATCACCCATAGAGGGGTGCTACCTCTTCTTCTCGTCCCAGGAATGGAACGCTCGCTTTTCCTTGCAGAAATATTTATAGGCGTAATCATTCCTTTTATCCTGTTTGCAATGCCAAAGGTCAGGATTAACAAAAAAGGACTGTTTATATCAGCGTTCATGGTAGTAATAGGTTTTGTCATGAACAGAATGAATGTCAGTATCACCGGTATGGCTGCATCATCAGGGGTTGATTACTTCCCTACATGGATGGAGATATCAATAACAGCTTTCATCGTAGCAATAGGGTTTGTCGTATTTGCACTTGCAGTTAAGTATCTCACGATCTTTCAACCTGCAAAAAGTGAAGAGTCCACGGAAAAGTTTGAGGAATATACGACTGAATTTTTACAGGACGAAACTGCGGGGACAATCGCGTCCTATCCAAAAGTATAA
- a CDS encoding 4Fe-4S dicluster domain-containing protein — MKSLLIDTTKCVGCLECVGACKRANNLPEGDTEELSWKTYTVVKEFKGIYVRKLCMHCSNPSCASVCPVGALHKTSAGPVVYDEDKCIGCRYCMVACPFSVPKYEWSNPLPRIRKCIFCAERLAKGLQTACAEACQYGATTFGDREALLEEGRSRIEAEPDKYINQIYGENEVGGTSTMFLAGVSFSELGFRTDLAKDPMPMLTWKVLSMIPDIVIMGGVIMGGIAWLTNRKNEVSLHELMEKDKEKSLNKKDSK, encoded by the coding sequence ATGAAGTCACTGTTGATTGACACCACAAAGTGTGTAGGATGCCTTGAGTGCGTTGGAGCATGCAAGAGGGCAAATAATCTCCCCGAAGGAGACACTGAAGAACTTTCATGGAAGACATATACAGTTGTAAAGGAATTCAAGGGGATCTATGTAAGAAAGTTGTGTATGCATTGCAGCAATCCAAGCTGTGCATCAGTATGTCCTGTCGGAGCTTTGCATAAGACAAGCGCTGGACCTGTTGTTTATGACGAGGATAAATGTATAGGCTGCAGATACTGCATGGTGGCCTGCCCCTTTAGTGTTCCAAAATATGAGTGGAGTAATCCTCTTCCGAGAATAAGAAAATGCATATTCTGTGCAGAAAGGCTTGCTAAGGGATTGCAGACTGCATGTGCTGAAGCCTGCCAGTATGGAGCGACAACATTCGGTGACAGGGAAGCGCTTCTTGAAGAAGGAAGATCAAGGATTGAAGCAGAGCCGGATAAATATATCAATCAAATATACGGAGAAAATGAAGTAGGAGGTACTTCTACGATGTTTCTCGCCGGAGTTTCTTTCAGCGAACTCGGGTTCAGGACAGACCTGGCAAAAGATCCTATGCCCATGCTTACATGGAAAGTATTATCCATGATTCCAGATATAGTAATCATGGGAGGAGTCATTATGGGCGGGATTGCCTGGTTAACAAACAGGAAAAACGAGGTGAGCTTACATGAATTGATGGAGAAAGATAAAGAAAAATCACTGAACAAAAAGGATAGCAAGTAG
- a CDS encoding rubrerythrin family protein, whose translation MGIKGSLTEKNLIAAFAGESQARNRYTYYASLAKKEGYEQISAIFLETADNEKEHAKVFFRLLEEGEAVVNASYPVSLGNTLANLKAAAEGEKMEWSTLYPEFARVAGEEGFQEVKKAFLMIARVEIEHEKRYNKLLENIASDMVFRKNTETSWKCRNCGYVQSSASAPDKCPACSHPKAYFEIHSENY comes from the coding sequence ATGGGAATTAAGGGGTCATTGACTGAAAAAAATCTGATTGCAGCGTTTGCCGGAGAATCGCAGGCGCGAAACCGTTATACTTATTATGCGAGTCTTGCAAAGAAAGAAGGATATGAGCAGATATCAGCAATATTTTTGGAAACAGCTGATAATGAGAAGGAACATGCTAAGGTTTTCTTTAGACTACTTGAAGAAGGGGAGGCTGTTGTAAATGCTTCTTATCCTGTTTCACTTGGAAATACACTGGCAAATCTGAAAGCTGCTGCCGAAGGAGAGAAGATGGAGTGGTCTACGCTTTACCCTGAGTTTGCGAGAGTTGCCGGCGAGGAAGGGTTTCAGGAGGTTAAAAAGGCATTCTTGATGATAGCAAGGGTTGAGATAGAACACGAGAAACGCTATAATAAACTTCTAGAGAATATTGCCTCTGACATGGTTTTTAGAAAGAATACCGAAACCTCATGGAAATGCAGAAACTGCGGTTACGTTCAATCTTCTGCAAGTGCACCTGATAAATGCCCGGCATGTTCACATCCGAAGGCTTATTTTGAGATTCATAGTGAGAATTATTGA